A genomic segment from Necator americanus strain Aroian chromosome III, whole genome shotgun sequence encodes:
- a CDS encoding hypothetical protein (NECATOR_CHRIII.G13007.T3): protein MPHTYQSVAKKVQEFLVANHDRPIAFITSGGTKVNLEKNCVRFIDNFSMGTRGATSAEYFLKAGYAVIFLHREESLKPFSRLFPRIFDSLKIENDKVVCDLPRIKEAVEQTALYKDRLIYVPFSTLESYFFYLEEISRLLAPLKSRALFYLAAAVSDFYVEEEKLPTHKIQSSGGELNLRLSLAPKAIDQIVNKLVPDAFVVSFKLETDESLLITKSRAALEKYKHELVIGNILQTRKMHVVIVDAKNTENIDLTQEQLKDGVEIEQEIIANLQRRHNEFMSKRKENMDKYVISEEEEVLDAEPPFEDSLKGGIKIMEMRKNTKFGHIIDYVNKLFEDETVRRVIFRGVGDAAEKCVSCVEVFKRKFKEELYQWNALSTAKRVTYWDPIVEGMNRLKVTIDTPVIFIMLSRDPYPAELQCMSMQKSSDKGTKTRPKPPETRPARRGGKRQQQRGSNKWSRPAKDAREAETAERQEILEKLEKLP, encoded by the exons ATGCCGCACACGTATCAATCAGTGGCGAAAAAAGTGCAGGAGTTTCTTGTTGCGAACCATGATCGTCCGATCGCGTTCATTACA AGCGGTGGCACAAAAGTGAACttggagaagaactgtgtACGATTTATTGATAATTTCTCAATGGGAACCCGAGGAGCAACCAGCGCCGA GTATTTTCTCAAGGCTGGTTATGCAGTAATATTTCTACATAGGGAAGAATCGTTAAAACCGTTTTCTCGACTCTTTCCTCGTATTTTCGATTCGTTAAAGATTGAGAATGATAAg GTTGTGTGCGATTTACCACGAATAAAAGAAGCTGTTGAGCAGACTGCACTGTATAAAGACCGATTAATTTATGTACCATTTTCTACGTTGGAGTCATACTTCTTTTATTTGGAAGAA ATCAGTCGCCTGCTTGCTCCGTTGAAATCCAGAGCGCTTTTCTATTTGGCAGCTGCTGTGTCAGATTTCTATgttgaagaggaaaaactA CCTACCCATAAGATTCAGTCAAGTGGTGGTGAGCTGAACCTTCGATTGAGCTTAGCTCCCAAAGCTATCGATcaaattgttaacaaactcGTTCCGGATGCTTTTGTAGTGTCATTTAAA CTCGAAACAGATGAATCGCTATTGATCACAAAATCTCGTGCGGCATTGGAGAAGTATAAACACGAACTAGTGATTGGAAACATCttacaaacaagaaaaatgcatGTAGTCATTGTGGATGCGAAGAACACAGAGAATATCGATTTAACGCag GAACAGCTGAAGGATGGAGTTGAAATCGAGCAAGAAATCATAGCGAATCTTCAACGTCGCCACAATGAGTTCATGTCAAA ACGTAAAG AAAATATGGACAAGTACGTTATTtcggaagaagaagaagtgttGGATGCGGAACCGCCATTCGAAGATTCACTCAAAGGAGGCATCAAAATCATGGAAATGCGCAAGAATACGAAATTTGGACATATTATCGACTAtgttaataaattatttgag GACGAAACAGTGCGTCGCGTGATTTTCCGTGGTGTTGGCGATGCTGCCGAGAAATGTGTTTCCTGTGTGGAAGTGTTCAAGCGGAAGTTTAAG GAGGAACTATATCAATGGAATGCGCTGAGTACAGCAAAACGTGTTACTTATTGGGACCCTATTGTTGAAGGAATGAACAG ACTAAAAGTGACTATCGATACTCCAGTGATCTTCATTATGCTTTCACGCGATCCTTATCCAGCAGAACTACAGTGTATGAG TATGCAAAAATCATCTGATAAAGGaacgaaaactcgtccaaaacCTCCTGAAACACGACCTGCAAGACGAGGTGGTAAGCGACAACAGCAACGTGGGTCGAACAAATGGTCAAGGCCAGCTAAGGATGCGAGGGAAGCTGAAACGGCAGAAAGGCAGGAAATACTTGAGAAACTGGAAAAGTTACCGTGA
- a CDS encoding hypothetical protein (NECATOR_CHRIII.G13005.T2), with product MISGTNNLIGFRLLSIGHRDHALDIEPVPLTEPTEPGPRRLCEILEEAKANFWRLVDPAVATVIRREITYVIPRHQRKGIANYLLHLGLDFEELRKRGIHGITSEASSLANQKLLAKSGYTCISMPNYKLDMFDGNEGVKVFFKDLRK from the exons ATGATCTCG GGAACGAACAACCTTATCGGCTTCCGTCTTCTATCCATAGGACATCGTGACCATGCGCTGGATATTGAACCAGTTCCATTAACTGAACCTACTGAACCGGGACCACGACGGTTGT GTGAAATTCTGGAGGAAGCGAAGGCAAATTTCTGGAGGCTTGTCGATCCCGCAGTGGCGACGGTGATTCGACGTGAAATCACCTACGTCATTCCCAGGCATCAACGAAAAGGCATCGCCAATTATCTTCTTCACCTTGGACTCGATTTCGAGGAATTGAGG AAAAGAGGAATCCATGGAATCACATCCGAGGCTTCATCGTTGGCGAATCAGAAGTTGCTCGCCAAGAGCGGTTACACCTGCATCAGTATGCCGAACTATAAATTGGATATGTTCGACGGGAACGAAGGTGTTAAGGTGTTTTTCAAGGATCTTAGAAAGTGA
- a CDS encoding hypothetical protein (NECATOR_CHRIII.G13008.T2): MSVSFKFSTISSAMSTFRHPQSTPSRNQTDFTMKAPKPPDRPLVPYMRYSRKMWSKVRAENPEAQLWDIGKIIGQMWRDISDADKAVYQHEYEIEKAEYEKAFKAYQNSHAYQQYVNAKTRAKANEKSSRSRMEAGGVVIQPVDEEDAGNELSCRRLAAVRFDRNHRLIGDLFSPAIVTDTRTVVAQNRMDMLRKQAQSLSAHQNKLEEELVKLEEIHQDKKRQIERGSEEFAENLKRVCEEKPQLDEAKYAELLEEMKTKLAEAYKEYKKKQDEINARLAAEREKIVEETPVLAELVMSEENDTDTISKPPEKEEEQQPAEEVQEQKKEESEAESAEKPEPEHGK; this comes from the exons ATGAGCGTGTCGTTCAAATTCTCCACTATTTCCT cagCAATGTCGACATTCCGTCATCCGCAATCCACTCCATCTAGG AACCAAACTGACTTCACCATGAAGGCACCGAAACCCCCTGACAGGCCGTTAGTTCCTTACATGCGGTACAGCCGAAAGATGTGGTCAAag GTTCGTGctgaaaatccagaagcaCAGCTATGGGACATTGGGAAAATTATTGGACAGATGTGGCGAGACATTTCAGATGCGGACAAAGCTGTGTATCAACACGaatatgaaatagaaaag GCCGAATATGAAAAAGCCTTCAAAGCGTATCAAAATTCCCATGCTTATCAGCAATATGTGAATGCTAAG ACTCGTGCGAAAGCGAATGAGAAATCATCACGCAGTCGAATGGAGGCCGGTGGCGTCGTGATACAGCCGGTTGATGAGGAGGATGCCGGAAACGAACTTTCTTGCCGGCGTCTAGCTGCAGTACG CTTCGACCGAAATCATCGCCTCATCGGAGATTTGTTTTCGCCTGCCATAGTTACTGACACAAGAACG GTGGTTGCTCAGAATCGTATGGATATGCTCCGAAAACAGGCACAGTCTTTATCTGCTCATCAAAATAAACTTGAAGAGGAACTAGTCAa ATTGGAAGAAATACACCAGGATAAGAAGCGACAAATCGAGAGAGGTAGTGAGGAATTTGCAGAGAATTTGAAAAGG gtttgtgaagaaaaaccaCAATTAGATGAAGCAAAATATGCAGAATTgctggaagaaatgaaaacaaagttgGCTGAAGCATATAAGGAATATAAGAAGAAACAAGATGAGATTAATGCAAGATTAG CTGCTGAACgtgaaaaaattgtggagGAGACTCCAGTACTAGCGGAACTTGTAATGAGTGAAGAAAACGATACGGACACAATTTCAAAGCCGccagagaaagaggaagagcaGCAGCCAGCTGAAGAAGTACAGGaacaaaagaaggaagaaagcgAGGCAGAAAGCGCTGAGAAGCCTGAGCCGGAGCACGGAAAGTGA
- a CDS encoding hypothetical protein (NECATOR_CHRIII.G13007.T1) — translation MDKYVISEEEEVLDAEPPFEDSLKGGIKIMEMRKNTKFGHIIDYVNKLFEDETVRRVIFRGVGDAAEKCVSCVEVFKRKFKEELYQWNALSTAKRVTYWDPIVEGMNRLKVTIDTPVIFIMLSRDPYPAELQCMSMQKSSDKGTKTRPKPPETRPARRGGKRQQQRGSNKWSRPAKDAREAETAERQEILEKLEKLP, via the exons ATGGACAAGTACGTTATTtcggaagaagaagaagtgttGGATGCGGAACCGCCATTCGAAGATTCACTCAAAGGAGGCATCAAAATCATGGAAATGCGCAAGAATACGAAATTTGGACATATTATCGACTAtgttaataaattatttgag GACGAAACAGTGCGTCGCGTGATTTTCCGTGGTGTTGGCGATGCTGCCGAGAAATGTGTTTCCTGTGTGGAAGTGTTCAAGCGGAAGTTTAAG GAGGAACTATATCAATGGAATGCGCTGAGTACAGCAAAACGTGTTACTTATTGGGACCCTATTGTTGAAGGAATGAACAG ACTAAAAGTGACTATCGATACTCCAGTGATCTTCATTATGCTTTCACGCGATCCTTATCCAGCAGAACTACAGTGTATGAG TATGCAAAAATCATCTGATAAAGGaacgaaaactcgtccaaaacCTCCTGAAACACGACCTGCAAGACGAGGTGGTAAGCGACAACAGCAACGTGGGTCGAACAAATGGTCAAGGCCAGCTAAGGATGCGAGGGAAGCTGAAACGGCAGAAAGGCAGGAAATACTTGAGAAACTGGAAAAGTTACCGTGA
- a CDS encoding hypothetical protein (NECATOR_CHRIII.G13005.T1) translates to MIRRSLVQIRKCSHKADPSRAFDFIPAKNRDANEILDLCLSGLIRDEPHSRALKLTSENSRGVFEYMVAKALHYPYSYRIHEKGTNNLIGFRLLSIGHRDHALDIEPVPLTEPTEPGPRRLCEILEEAKANFWRLVDPAVATVIRREITYVIPRHQRKGIANYLLHLGLDFEELRKRGIHGITSEASSLANQKLLAKSGYTCISMPNYKLDMFDGNEGVKVFFKDLRK, encoded by the exons atgatcCGTCGATCTCTGGTTCAAATACGGAAAT GTAGCCATAAAGCGGATCCATCACGAGCGTTCGATTTTATCCCGGCAAAAAATCGGGATGCTAACGAAATTTTGGATCTATGTTTGAGCGGGCTGATCCGAGACGAACCTCATTCGAGA GCTTTGAAGCTCACATCCGAAAATTCACGAGGAGTGTTCGAATACATGGTTGCAAAAGCTCTACACTACCCGTATTCCTACAGGATACATGAGAAg GGAACGAACAACCTTATCGGCTTCCGTCTTCTATCCATAGGACATCGTGACCATGCGCTGGATATTGAACCAGTTCCATTAACTGAACCTACTGAACCGGGACCACGACGGTTGT GTGAAATTCTGGAGGAAGCGAAGGCAAATTTCTGGAGGCTTGTCGATCCCGCAGTGGCGACGGTGATTCGACGTGAAATCACCTACGTCATTCCCAGGCATCAACGAAAAGGCATCGCCAATTATCTTCTTCACCTTGGACTCGATTTCGAGGAATTGAGG AAAAGAGGAATCCATGGAATCACATCCGAGGCTTCATCGTTGGCGAATCAGAAGTTGCTCGCCAAGAGCGGTTACACCTGCATCAGTATGCCGAACTATAAATTGGATATGTTCGACGGGAACGAAGGTGTTAAGGTGTTTTTCAAGGATCTTAGAAAGTGA
- a CDS encoding hypothetical protein (NECATOR_CHRIII.G13007.T2) gives MPHTYQSVAKKVQEFLVANHDRPIAFITSGGTKVNLEKNCVRFIDNFSMGTRGATSAEYFLKAGYAVIFLHREESLKPFSRLFPRIFDSLKIENDKVVCDLPRIKEAVEQTALYKDRLIYVPFSTLESYFFYLEEISRLLAPLKSRALFYLAAAVSDFYVEEEKLPTHKIQSSGGELNLRLSLAPKAIDQIVNKLVPDAFVVSFKLETDESLLITKSRAALEKYKHELVIGNILQTRKMHVVIVDAKNTENIDLTQEQLKDGVEIEQEIIANLQRRHNEFMSK, from the exons ATGCCGCACACGTATCAATCAGTGGCGAAAAAAGTGCAGGAGTTTCTTGTTGCGAACCATGATCGTCCGATCGCGTTCATTACA AGCGGTGGCACAAAAGTGAACttggagaagaactgtgtACGATTTATTGATAATTTCTCAATGGGAACCCGAGGAGCAACCAGCGCCGA GTATTTTCTCAAGGCTGGTTATGCAGTAATATTTCTACATAGGGAAGAATCGTTAAAACCGTTTTCTCGACTCTTTCCTCGTATTTTCGATTCGTTAAAGATTGAGAATGATAAg GTTGTGTGCGATTTACCACGAATAAAAGAAGCTGTTGAGCAGACTGCACTGTATAAAGACCGATTAATTTATGTACCATTTTCTACGTTGGAGTCATACTTCTTTTATTTGGAAGAA ATCAGTCGCCTGCTTGCTCCGTTGAAATCCAGAGCGCTTTTCTATTTGGCAGCTGCTGTGTCAGATTTCTATgttgaagaggaaaaactA CCTACCCATAAGATTCAGTCAAGTGGTGGTGAGCTGAACCTTCGATTGAGCTTAGCTCCCAAAGCTATCGATcaaattgttaacaaactcGTTCCGGATGCTTTTGTAGTGTCATTTAAA CTCGAAACAGATGAATCGCTATTGATCACAAAATCTCGTGCGGCATTGGAGAAGTATAAACACGAACTAGTGATTGGAAACATCttacaaacaagaaaaatgcatGTAGTCATTGTGGATGCGAAGAACACAGAGAATATCGATTTAACGCag GAACAGCTGAAGGATGGAGTTGAAATCGAGCAAGAAATCATAGCGAATCTTCAACGTCGCCACAATGAGTTCATGTCAAAGTAA
- a CDS encoding hypothetical protein (NECATOR_CHRIII.G13008.T1) — protein MSTFRHPQSTPSRNQTDFTMKAPKPPDRPLVPYMRYSRKMWSKVRAENPEAQLWDIGKIIGQMWRDISDADKAVYQHEYEIEKAEYEKAFKAYQNSHAYQQYVNAKTRAKANEKSSRSRMEAGGVVIQPVDEEDAGNELSCRRLAAVRFDRNHRLIGDLFSPAIVTDTRTVVAQNRMDMLRKQAQSLSAHQNKLEEELVKLEEIHQDKKRQIERGSEEFAENLKRVCEEKPQLDEAKYAELLEEMKTKLAEAYKEYKKKQDEINARLAAEREKIVEETPVLAELVMSEENDTDTISKPPEKEEEQQPAEEVQEQKKEESEAESAEKPEPEHGK, from the exons ATGTCGACATTCCGTCATCCGCAATCCACTCCATCTAGG AACCAAACTGACTTCACCATGAAGGCACCGAAACCCCCTGACAGGCCGTTAGTTCCTTACATGCGGTACAGCCGAAAGATGTGGTCAAag GTTCGTGctgaaaatccagaagcaCAGCTATGGGACATTGGGAAAATTATTGGACAGATGTGGCGAGACATTTCAGATGCGGACAAAGCTGTGTATCAACACGaatatgaaatagaaaag GCCGAATATGAAAAAGCCTTCAAAGCGTATCAAAATTCCCATGCTTATCAGCAATATGTGAATGCTAAG ACTCGTGCGAAAGCGAATGAGAAATCATCACGCAGTCGAATGGAGGCCGGTGGCGTCGTGATACAGCCGGTTGATGAGGAGGATGCCGGAAACGAACTTTCTTGCCGGCGTCTAGCTGCAGTACG CTTCGACCGAAATCATCGCCTCATCGGAGATTTGTTTTCGCCTGCCATAGTTACTGACACAAGAACG GTGGTTGCTCAGAATCGTATGGATATGCTCCGAAAACAGGCACAGTCTTTATCTGCTCATCAAAATAAACTTGAAGAGGAACTAGTCAa ATTGGAAGAAATACACCAGGATAAGAAGCGACAAATCGAGAGAGGTAGTGAGGAATTTGCAGAGAATTTGAAAAGG gtttgtgaagaaaaaccaCAATTAGATGAAGCAAAATATGCAGAATTgctggaagaaatgaaaacaaagttgGCTGAAGCATATAAGGAATATAAGAAGAAACAAGATGAGATTAATGCAAGATTAG CTGCTGAACgtgaaaaaattgtggagGAGACTCCAGTACTAGCGGAACTTGTAATGAGTGAAGAAAACGATACGGACACAATTTCAAAGCCGccagagaaagaggaagagcaGCAGCCAGCTGAAGAAGTACAGGaacaaaagaaggaagaaagcgAGGCAGAAAGCGCTGAGAAGCCTGAGCCGGAGCACGGAAAGTGA
- a CDS encoding hypothetical protein (NECATOR_CHRIII.G13006.T1), translated as MTEDNYCSLGLRDSPTAPHIELVLLGPPAYESPNEFVPPSKSTNLFMVITVTQLILAALLLYSGISCEIYAGGYHCSYYSIIWMSSLCLLNLPIGVIAAITRCDRLLSVHISLCVAVIVAGIATGVISVLDYITIGTTQWCYENNVFCIIAEHDPRRIFHIGTHFAKSDFVGCVWQFKIGLSIVTLSIFGVIFIVFLNILSIILSSQRIKRWSKFRRR; from the exons ATGACGGAGGATAATTACTGTAGTCTTGGCTTACGTGACTCACCGACAGCACCTCATATTGAATTGGTG CTCTTAGGACCACCAGCGTATGAATCTCCAAATGAATTCGTACCTCCATCGAAATCCACGAATCTTTTCATGGTTATTACTGTAACGCAGCTCATCTTAGCAG CTCTTCTTTTATATTCTGGGATTTCTTGTGAAATTTACGCAGGCGGCTACCATTGTTCATATTACTCAATTATATGGATGTCTTCCTTATGTTTATTAAATTTACCG ATTGGTGTAATCGCAGCTATTACTCGTTGCGACAGGCTTCTTTCTGTGCATATTTCCTTATGCGTAGCAGTTATTGTTGCCGGCATAGCAACTGGAGTGATTTCCGTCCT TGACTATATAACTATTGGAACGACTCAATGGTGCtatgaaaataatgttttttgtaTAATTGCAGAACATGATCCAAGGAG aatttttcacatAGGCACTCATTTTGCGAAGAGCGATTTCGTGGGATGCGTATGGCAGTTCAAAATAGGATTGTCAATTGTCACTTTGTCAATTTTTGGTGTGATTTTTATCG TTTTCTTAAACATTCTCTCCATCATTCTATCCTCTCAACGAATCAAACGATGGTCGAAATTTCGTCGACGATGA